The following DNA comes from Polynucleobacter necessarius.
CGGCCTGATTCGATTTTAGTACACACCTCTCGCGCGGCATTGATTAATATGACCGACCTACAAAAAGCATTGGCTGCAGGCAGACCGGGCCAAGCTGCAGTGGATGTATTTGATGTTGAACCTCTCCCAGAAAAAGATGCACTGCGTAACATCCCCAATCTTCTAGTCACTCCTCACCTTGGATTTATTGCTGAGCCTATTTTTGCTACATTCTCTAAAGGCATCACCGAAACCCTGGAAGCATGGCTAGAAAATAAACCAGCGCCCCATCCCTTTCAACCACAGTAATTCTTTTTTTTATTCATGCATGCAAGCGATAACACTAACCCCCAAACAATTATTTATTGGGTTTAGCAAGATCGGCGTGTCTGGATTTGGTGGCGTACTTCCTTGGGCGCGCCGTACGATTGTTGAGCAAGAGAAGCGGCTCAGTCCTGAAGAATTCAGTGCCATGCTAGGCATTTGCCAAATAGTTCCAGGACCTAAGATCGTTAATTTAGGTGTTTGTGTAGGCAGTCGTTTTGCGGGCGTGCCAGGCGCTATCGCTGCGGTGCTCGGCTTATTGCTGGGTCCTGTGGCGATAGTCATCCTATTAGGCATTCTCTATGAATACTTCAGCTATATGCCGATTGTTCAAGGTCTGCTTCGAGGCATCTCCGCAGTCGGAGTGGGTCTTATCGCCAGCACTGGTTTCAAAATGATGCATTCAGAATTAAAATACCCTCCTATGCTCTCAGTCATCATCCTGACTGTTTTATCGGCAAGCTATTTTCATTTGGGCTTAGGCTTGGTGGTTTTATTAGCGTCACCATTAGCATTTTTTCTAGCATGGAAGAAGGTAAAGAGATGATTGGTACTCTTGTTAGCTTTTTTGAAACTCTCTGCCTTCTCTTTGGTGGCGT
Coding sequences within:
- a CDS encoding chromate transporter, with the protein product MQAITLTPKQLFIGFSKIGVSGFGGVLPWARRTIVEQEKRLSPEEFSAMLGICQIVPGPKIVNLGVCVGSRFAGVPGAIAAVLGLLLGPVAIVILLGILYEYFSYMPIVQGLLRGISAVGVGLIASTGFKMMHSELKYPPMLSVIILTVLSASYFHLGLGLVVLLASPLAFFLAWKKVKR